The nucleotide window TCGGCTAGGATCAATTAAAGTCGGAAAAGAAGCAGATCTGGTTTTGTTGGGTGCCGATCCATTGCAAGACTTGCAGCACCTCAATGCCATTGAATGGGTCATGAAAGGTGGAGAATTACTCACTCCCGATAAGATTTTAGTAGAAAGTCCTGCGCAGATTGTTCAAAGACAAGTCAATGCCTATAATGCCCGGGATATTGATGCTTTTCTTGATACTTATAGCGCTGATGTAAAAGTGTATAATGAGAAAGGTGAAATGACCCTGAAAGGTCATGCAAAAATGCGGGAACGATATGGGCTCATGTTCGAAAGGGTGACGAACTTGTATTGTGAAATTGTCAATCGTATTGTCATCAATAACAAGGTGATTGATCAGGAAAAGGTTCGCTTCAACGATAATTCTCTGGAGGCGGTGGCCATATATGAAGTGACCGATGGAAAAATATCAAAAGTGACTTTTGTTCGTTAGATAAAAATCACCGAAAGTTATCACAAAACAATGATCAGATCAGCCTCTTTGTCTTTTTAGCACTGCTGGTAAGCCCTCTTTAGAGACAACATAAAATAACCGCCTTGCAGCGTCAGAAGCGGGAATCCTTATTTTCCGATTGGGATGATGGCAACGAATGCCGTTCATTGTGCTAGGCAAAGACCTCCGTTTTCGTATCAGGAAGTTCATCGTATTTGCCTAACAATCGCAGCAGCTTAAAATGTTCGTAAACAGCCTTGCCAAAAGAACCCTGACAATGGTACGGAAGCCCGAATTCCTCTGCAGTAGATTTTACAATCGATGAAATTTTCGGGTAGTGTACGTGGCAAATGTTTGGGAATAAATGGTGTTCAACCTGAAAGTTGAGCGATCCATAAAACCAGGAAAAGAATGGGCTGTTGGTCGCGTAGTTAGTGGTCGTGTGTAGTTGATGAACCAGCCAATTTTCGTCAATCTCTGGGTTTTCAGTTTCAATAACATCCAGGTCAGAGACCAAATGTGCTGTTTGGAAGATGAGGCTTAGTGTTAGACCCGTTACGATCAGCATAGTAGCCAACATGAGTACGGCCCATCCAATGCTGATGCCTAATACAAGTACCGGAACACCTATAAAAAATGTGTGAAATAGCAACTTGCGGAAGGCAATGCCAGCGACAGTTATCCAAAACGAACGACCTCCCTCAACAAGTTTAAGTTTTCGATACTTAAACATTTTGATGAAATCCTTGGCAGTCGCCCAAATGATGATTGGTATGCTATACAGTATGACGACATAGATGTGCTGAAACCGATGAAACCACTTTCGGGGTTGATTCTGGGTCATGCGCAACAAAAATCTCACTTCTATATCTTCGTCAGCGTGTTCGATATTCGTATAAGTGTGATGTAATACATTGTGCTGTATCTTCCAGGTGAGTGGCTCCACACCGATAATCAATGGAAAAATGTGCATCCAGCGATTGATATCCTTGTCTTTGCTATAGGAGCCATGAATTACATCGTGCATTACATTAGTGCCGATGAATGCCTGGCCCAAACCTAATAAGGCCCATAAGACAAAAAGGAGAGGGATGCTGGTGATTCCACTAAAAAGGATGGAAACATAGATGCCTACATAAAAGATTAAAGCTATTGCTGATTTAACCTTCATGGTTTGGTTGGCATTTCTAGAGATATTTTGATCTCTAAAATATCCATTTACCCGAGATCTAAGCGTTTCTGCAAAATCCCGGGAATGGGTATTTGAAAAGGTGTAATGAATCATGAGCACAAGTCATGCCGATGTGATTTTAATATGGGACTAAACCTTGAAATCGGCGACAAGCTTACTCCTGATTTGAAAAGATATCTGGAAGTAAACAAATTATGCTTCTTCTGGCTCCTCTGAAGTCTCTTCAGTGGCCGTTTCTACCGGTTCGCAACTGACCTGGATTTTGAAGTTCTTATCCATTTCAAAGCGATAGGCAGCTTCCTGGGTTAATTGCTGAGACTTTTGTGATTGCTGCAAAACAGCAAGTAGGTCCAATCCTGCAACATTGACTTTTTTCTCGCTATTATTTCGGTTTTGAAAGATTTTCAAAGCGAAACTATAACCAGTGGTTTTTTTATTGTTGACGTCAATAAATTCGTGACTGGAAAGGTCATAGGTCTGTGGGCCTTTTGAAGAAGAGGCAACCATCAAATTAAGGAGTACGGGGCGATACTTCTGCCAAATGTGTGTGTATTTTCCGGCACTCGCGTTAGATGCTGACATGTTAAGTTTTACTATGTTTAATTCAAATACCTAACAGTCAAGAGATGAATAG belongs to Cytophagales bacterium and includes:
- a CDS encoding acyl-CoA desaturase, with product MIHYTFSNTHSRDFAETLRSRVNGYFRDQNISRNANQTMKVKSAIALIFYVGIYVSILFSGITSIPLLFVLWALLGLGQAFIGTNVMHDVIHGSYSKDKDINRWMHIFPLIIGVEPLTWKIQHNVLHHTYTNIEHADEDIEVRFLLRMTQNQPRKWFHRFQHIYVVILYSIPIIIWATAKDFIKMFKYRKLKLVEGGRSFWITVAGIAFRKLLFHTFFIGVPVLVLGISIGWAVLMLATMLIVTGLTLSLIFQTAHLVSDLDVIETENPEIDENWLVHQLHTTTNYATNSPFFSWFYGSLNFQVEHHLFPNICHVHYPKISSIVKSTAEEFGLPYHCQGSFGKAVYEHFKLLRLLGKYDELPDTKTEVFA